Proteins found in one Populus alba chromosome 14, ASM523922v2, whole genome shotgun sequence genomic segment:
- the LOC118041747 gene encoding uncharacterized protein, translated as MAVNAPNPKPLNPSASPYTRAEASVSSPFLPPNSGMIVLPSKLPQLSQEIYGSLPQQLQSQLAWVTRSVPTMVPGFLANPYLSVQHQLTQAWVYQEATAYYNIYRQPFTVPYPHLHYSDSGNQGTCCTPGENPKESEAVKFEERVKCEDCYSGVLGNVEKRVFGGGARRFVAPPRLRAKRRDSGVFLGEKLWVPKTESKLYGESSGDDQGLSAKEEDGVLSCSTDEVFLAGKTTLMIKNIPNQLGRHDLLRILDVHCLGENQKAMQRCDRVKSEYDFFYLPMDFVRRANLGYAFVNFTNAAGALRFWKAFNKYKWDVGANRKTCEVSLATIQGKDALCNRYKNSVFPCHTNAYLPVVLLPARDGWSQTAPSIVGRRVDPAFPLERGCFSRRKSLNK; from the exons ATGGCTGTTAACGCACCAAACCCTAAACCTTTGAACCCTTCTGCTTCCCCTTACACGAGAGCCGAAGCAAGTGTGTCTTCGCCATTTCTACCACCAAACAGTGGGATGATCGTGTTACCCTCAAAACTACCCCAGCTTTCACAAGAGATTTATGGCTCCCTCCCACAACAGTTGCAATCTCAACTAGCGTGGGTGACTCGATCAGTGCCCACCATGGTTCCTGGGTTCCTCGCTAATCCCTACCTCTCCGTGCAACACCAGTTGACCCAAGCTTGGGTGTACCAAGAAGCCACTGCCTACTACAACATCTATAGGCAACCTTTCACTGTGCCCTATCCACACCTTCATTACAGTGACAGTGGAAACCAAGGAACATGCTGTACCCCCGGTGAGAATCCGAAAGAATCCGAGGCTGTCAAATTTGAGGAAAGAGTGAAATGTGAGGATTGCTATTCTGGGGTTTTGGGCAACGTGGAAAAGAGGGTTTTTGGTGGAGGTGCCAGGAGGTTTGTTGCACCTCCTCGGCTAAGGGCAAAGCGAAGAGATAGTGGGGTTTTTTTGGGGGAGAAATTATGGGTGCCTAAGACTGAATCTAAGTTGTATGGGGAGAGTAGCGGTGATGATCAGGGGTTGAGTGCTAAGGAGGAGGATGGGGTACTTTCTTGTAGCACCGATGAAGTTTTTTTAGCAGGAAAAACTACTTTAATGATCAAGAATATTCCAAATCAGCTTGG AAGGCATGATTTACTGCGAATACTGGACGTGCACTGTTTGGGAGAGAATCAAAAGGCTATGCAGCGATGTGATCGTGTTAAATCAGAGTATGATTTTTTCTACTTGCCCATGGACTTTGT GAGACGAGCAAATCTGGGTTATGCGTTTGTCAACTTCACTAACGCAGCTGGAGCCTTGAGATTTTGGAAAGCTTTCAACAAGTACAAGTGGGATGTCGGTGCAAACCGCAAGACATGTGAAGTATCCTTAGCAACTATCCAG GGAAAAGATGCCCTCTGCAATCGCTACAAGAATTCTGTGTTTCCATGTCATACCAATGCCTATTTGCCTGTTGTTCTACTGCCTGCACGTGATGGGTGGAGTCAGACCGCACCTAGTATTGTCGGAAGGCGTGTAGACCCAGCTTTTCCATTGGAGAGAGGTTGTTTCAGTCGGAGGAAATCCTTGAACAAGTAA